Proteins encoded within one genomic window of Sphingosinicella ginsenosidimutans:
- a CDS encoding deoxyguanosinetriphosphate triphosphohydrolase has translation MTTTGRPLAALAADPQRTRGRRHPEGERGTRGPRDAFQRDRDRIIHSVPFRRLRHKTQVFVVPDGDHFRVRLTHSLEVAQIGRTIARVLGLNEDLTEALCLAHDIGHSPFGHAGEDVLSAAMAQAGGFDHNAHTLRTLTRLESPYPRFRGLNLSWEMLEGLAKHNGPVTGPLPWALAEAEADFGMDLDAWPSLEAQVAAISDDIAYDNHDVDDGLRSGLFTLDELMEVPLVARSWARVRAAYPDVAPRQLVPELVREMIGVMVNDVIEETRRRTAGLGVIEDVRRAGRQLVGFSAPLQAEERQLKAFLYRRMYEAEPVMAVRAAAQDMLAGLFAAYRDDPRRLPEEWRPEGDDPVTVLRAIGDFIAGMTDRYAIRRYEALVGPADLPEGF, from the coding sequence ATGACGACGACCGGACGACCGCTCGCCGCTCTGGCGGCCGATCCTCAGCGAACGCGCGGACGTCGTCATCCCGAGGGCGAACGCGGCACTAGGGGCCCGCGCGACGCCTTCCAGCGCGACCGCGACCGGATCATCCATTCGGTCCCGTTCCGGCGCCTGAGGCACAAGACCCAGGTCTTCGTCGTTCCGGACGGCGATCATTTCCGGGTGCGGCTGACCCACAGCCTGGAGGTCGCGCAGATCGGCCGCACCATCGCGCGCGTGCTCGGGCTCAACGAGGACCTGACCGAGGCGCTCTGCCTCGCCCACGATATCGGCCATTCGCCCTTCGGCCATGCCGGCGAGGACGTGCTGAGCGCGGCGATGGCGCAGGCCGGGGGCTTCGACCACAACGCCCATACGCTGCGGACGCTGACGCGGCTCGAAAGCCCCTATCCGCGCTTTCGCGGGCTCAATCTCAGCTGGGAGATGCTGGAGGGGCTGGCCAAGCATAATGGTCCGGTCACCGGCCCGCTTCCCTGGGCGCTGGCCGAGGCGGAGGCGGATTTCGGCATGGACCTTGACGCGTGGCCGAGCCTGGAGGCGCAGGTCGCGGCGATTTCCGACGACATCGCCTATGACAATCACGACGTCGACGACGGCCTGCGCTCCGGCCTGTTCACGCTCGACGAACTGATGGAGGTGCCGCTCGTCGCGCGGAGCTGGGCGCGGGTGCGCGCGGCCTATCCCGATGTCGCGCCCCGCCAGCTTGTGCCGGAGCTCGTGCGCGAGATGATCGGCGTGATGGTGAACGACGTGATCGAGGAGACACGCCGTCGCACCGCCGGCCTTGGCGTGATCGAGGACGTGCGCCGCGCCGGGCGGCAGCTCGTCGGCTTTTCCGCGCCGCTCCAGGCCGAGGAGCGGCAGCTCAAGGCCTTTCTCTATCGCCGCATGTACGAGGCGGAGCCGGTGATGGCGGTGCGCGCGGCGGCGCAGGACATGCTCGCCGGCCTCTTCGCCGCCTATCGGGACGATCCGCGCCGGCTTCCCGAGGAGTGGCGACCCGAGGGCGACGATCCGGTCACCGTCCTTCGCGCGATCGGCGATTTCATCGCGGGCATGACCGATCGCTATGCGATCCGGCGTTATGAGGCGCTGGTCGGGCCGGCCGATCTGCCCGAAGGCTTCTGA
- a CDS encoding tetratricopeptide repeat protein, which produces MTIAAAAPANAQDSDGDDPAPRGRALYPPGAVVQPLTENAGADLRRYMTQIARDPRDLDALLGAGREALRMGDPQAALGFYTRAGEVAPRDGRVKAGMGSVMVLAEQPREALDFFGQAVSLGADQGEIAADRGLAYDMIGDPARAQQDYRTALAAHDSPEVRRRLALSLAISGQRAAALQAIDAQLRQNDRAAWRTQAFVLALTGDAAGAEDTARRVMPPGTAGQMAPFLARLAGLTPSQKAMAVHFGEFPSNGSAMASAAPARPPAGPPTQVASASPGTARRGPAAQPATPYTLYEQPAGRTLTDVLRGRAAAAGPAAPAPSATGPGAATAERPLRRFEPAPSAASPGFSLTPGATPAARPAPGDFAEVAAAVDALPPEVELNPAPPVGAARASSPPPAPARSAPPTQSRTAERAAPRRPAAPANPSRHWVQIATADRAGLAAEFTRLRGRVPQLAGQDAYAAPMRSSSRLLVGPFDSAAEAQAFVRRLDGRISAFAWTSPAGQAVEPIGGGSARSTRGAADARARDDRPAARTGRATGTSTSSPATRGTRGRASGEEARSTSTSTTRRGAASSSRTTRAGGSRATEERPAARSSRSTADRGSTARSRRSTRAGDDDDDRTTARRSGGRSSANARTSSSRGRTRH; this is translated from the coding sequence ATGACGATCGCGGCGGCCGCTCCGGCCAACGCCCAGGATAGTGACGGCGACGATCCCGCGCCGCGCGGCCGCGCGCTCTATCCGCCCGGCGCGGTCGTCCAGCCGCTGACCGAAAATGCCGGCGCGGACCTGCGCCGCTACATGACCCAGATCGCCCGCGATCCGCGCGATCTCGATGCGTTGCTCGGCGCCGGGCGCGAAGCGTTGCGGATGGGCGATCCGCAGGCGGCGCTCGGCTTCTACACGCGCGCCGGCGAGGTCGCCCCGCGCGATGGGCGGGTCAAGGCCGGCATGGGATCGGTGATGGTGCTCGCCGAACAGCCGCGCGAGGCGCTCGATTTCTTCGGCCAGGCCGTGTCGCTCGGCGCGGACCAGGGGGAGATCGCGGCCGATCGCGGGCTTGCTTATGACATGATCGGCGATCCGGCGCGCGCGCAGCAGGATTATCGGACGGCGCTCGCCGCGCATGATTCGCCCGAGGTGCGCCGGCGGCTCGCGCTCTCGCTGGCGATCAGCGGGCAGCGCGCTGCGGCGCTCCAGGCGATCGACGCCCAGCTTCGCCAGAACGACCGCGCCGCGTGGCGCACCCAGGCGTTCGTTCTCGCGCTGACCGGCGATGCCGCCGGCGCCGAGGATACCGCGCGGCGCGTGATGCCGCCCGGAACGGCGGGCCAGATGGCGCCATTCCTCGCGCGGCTGGCCGGGTTGACGCCGTCGCAGAAGGCGATGGCGGTCCATTTCGGCGAATTCCCGAGCAACGGATCGGCGATGGCAAGCGCGGCGCCGGCGCGGCCGCCGGCCGGCCCGCCGACGCAGGTCGCTTCGGCTTCGCCCGGCACCGCGCGGCGCGGCCCGGCCGCCCAGCCGGCGACCCCCTACACCCTGTATGAACAGCCGGCCGGGCGGACGCTGACCGATGTGCTGCGCGGCCGTGCCGCCGCCGCCGGACCGGCCGCGCCGGCCCCCAGCGCGACAGGTCCGGGCGCCGCGACCGCCGAGCGACCTTTGCGCCGCTTCGAGCCGGCCCCGTCGGCGGCGTCGCCCGGTTTCTCGCTGACGCCAGGCGCGACGCCGGCGGCTCGCCCGGCGCCGGGCGATTTCGCCGAGGTCGCCGCCGCGGTCGATGCGCTGCCGCCCGAAGTCGAGTTGAATCCGGCGCCGCCGGTCGGGGCGGCCCGTGCGTCCTCGCCACCGCCGGCGCCGGCGCGAAGCGCGCCGCCGACGCAGAGCCGGACCGCCGAGCGCGCCGCGCCGCGCCGGCCCGCGGCCCCGGCCAATCCGAGCCGCCACTGGGTCCAGATCGCGACCGCCGACCGCGCCGGTCTCGCCGCCGAGTTCACCCGCCTGCGCGGCCGCGTGCCGCAGCTCGCGGGCCAGGACGCCTATGCCGCGCCGATGCGCTCGAGCAGCCGCCTCCTCGTCGGCCCGTTCGACAGCGCCGCGGAGGCGCAGGCCTTCGTTCGGCGGCTCGACGGCCGAATCTCCGCTTTCGCCTGGACCAGCCCGGCCGGGCAGGCCGTCGAGCCGATCGGCGGCGGATCGGCCCGTTCGACGCGCGGCGCCGCCGATGCGCGGGCCCGGGACGACCGGCCGGCGGCGCGGACCGGCCGCGCCACCGGCACGTCCACGAGCTCTCCCGCCACGCGCGGGACGCGGGGCCGCGCGAGCGGCGAGGAGGCGCGTTCGACCTCGACCTCGACCACACGGCGCGGCGCGGCGTCCTCGTCGCGCACGACGCGTGCGGGCGGCAGTCGCGCGACCGAGGAGCGCCCCGCCGCCCGGTCGAGCCGATCGACCGCCGATCGGGGATCGACCGCGCGCAGCCGCCGCTCTACACGCGCTGGAGATGATGACGACGACCGGACGACCGCTCGCCGCTCTGGCGGCCGATCCTCAGCGAACGCGCGGACGTCGTCATCCCGAGGGCGAACGCGGCACTAG
- the ftsZ gene encoding cell division protein FtsZ yields the protein MSIDFIRPEVDELRPRISVIGVGGAGGNAVANMIQSDVQGVDFIVANTDAQALNHSQADRKIQLGLKITQGLGAGSRPEIGKAAAEEALAEIEQSLDGAHMCFIAAGMGGGTGTGAAPVIAKAARDRGILTVGVVTKPFSFEGARRGRSADAGIAELQQHVDTLIVIPNQNLFRIANPNTTFREAFQMADEVLQQGVRGITDLMVMPGLINLDFADVRSVMSEMGKAMMGTGESSGDNRAIEAAEKAIANPLLDGVSMRGAKGVIISITGGEDMRLMEVDEAANHIKELVDPDANIIWGSAFNNELEGKIRVSVVATGIDVEEATQATPLQAKVFTFPGARGDAARTDAAAPAAPAPAPEQAAEPVPEPAIKLTPPEVAEEADETVSFIDEQVASSELTLDQPAGEDEGDELLLGDEATPMEHPIAAEDLPDDVGRRSWLTAGEPAAAPEPKPARESGGTLFERMSNIARGAAKAQVEDEDGPRMRSGRDPLDIPRFLNRQNNQ from the coding sequence ATGAGCATCGATTTCATCCGCCCGGAAGTGGACGAGCTTCGGCCCCGGATCAGCGTGATCGGAGTCGGCGGCGCCGGCGGCAACGCCGTCGCCAACATGATTCAGTCGGACGTGCAGGGGGTCGACTTCATCGTCGCCAATACCGACGCCCAGGCGCTCAACCACAGCCAGGCGGACCGCAAGATCCAGCTCGGCCTGAAGATCACCCAGGGGCTCGGCGCCGGATCGCGGCCGGAGATCGGCAAGGCGGCGGCCGAAGAGGCGCTCGCCGAGATCGAGCAGAGCCTTGACGGCGCGCACATGTGCTTCATCGCGGCCGGCATGGGCGGCGGCACCGGCACCGGCGCGGCCCCCGTCATCGCCAAGGCCGCGCGCGACCGCGGCATCCTGACCGTCGGCGTCGTCACCAAGCCGTTCAGCTTCGAAGGCGCGCGGCGCGGCCGCTCCGCCGACGCGGGCATCGCCGAGCTTCAGCAGCATGTCGATACGCTGATCGTCATCCCCAACCAGAACCTGTTCCGCATCGCCAACCCGAACACGACCTTCAGGGAAGCGTTCCAGATGGCCGACGAGGTGCTGCAACAGGGCGTGCGCGGCATCACCGACCTGATGGTCATGCCCGGCCTCATCAATCTCGATTTCGCCGACGTCCGCTCGGTGATGAGCGAGATGGGCAAGGCGATGATGGGCACCGGCGAAAGCTCGGGCGACAACCGCGCGATCGAGGCGGCGGAGAAGGCGATCGCCAACCCTCTTCTCGACGGCGTGTCGATGCGCGGCGCGAAGGGCGTCATCATCTCGATCACCGGCGGCGAGGACATGCGCCTGATGGAGGTCGACGAGGCCGCCAACCATATCAAGGAGCTGGTCGATCCCGACGCCAACATCATCTGGGGATCGGCGTTCAACAACGAGCTCGAGGGCAAGATCCGCGTGTCGGTCGTGGCGACCGGCATCGACGTCGAGGAGGCGACCCAGGCGACGCCGCTGCAGGCGAAGGTCTTCACCTTCCCCGGCGCGCGCGGCGATGCGGCCAGGACCGACGCGGCCGCCCCCGCGGCCCCCGCCCCGGCCCCGGAACAGGCGGCCGAGCCGGTCCCCGAGCCGGCGATCAAGCTGACCCCGCCCGAAGTCGCCGAAGAAGCGGACGAAACGGTGAGCTTCATCGACGAGCAGGTCGCGTCGTCCGAACTGACGCTCGACCAGCCGGCCGGCGAGGATGAGGGCGACGAGCTTCTGCTCGGCGACGAGGCCACGCCGATGGAGCATCCGATCGCGGCCGAGGACCTGCCCGACGATGTCGGCCGGCGCAGCTGGCTCACCGCCGGGGAGCCGGCGGCGGCCCCCGAACCGAAGCCGGCGCGCGAGAGCGGCGGCACCTTGTTCGAGCGCATGTCCAACATCGCGCGCGGCGCCGCCAAGGCGCAGGTCGAGGACGAGGACGGGCCGCGCATGCGCTCCGGCCGCGACCCGCTCGACATTCCGCGCTTCCTCAACCGTCAGAACAACCAGTAA
- the ftsA gene encoding cell division protein FtsA, with product MRRPTPAPARSLVAALDVGSSKVSALIAEPAGEGRLKILGTGQRESKGVRRGFIADMEKSELAIREAVEQAERIAGTNIDQVFVGFSAGGLVSDVASVELAIGGRRIADADIDSLLDAGKNSIDPAGRMLLHAMPALYTIDGMNGVRKPNGLHADKLAVDIHVVAADPSPVKNLDLCVRSAHLGVEAIVASPVAAGKACLSEEERELGVALVELGAGVTNVSVFAGGMLAGLKSLATGASDITDDIAAAFGTRRNEAERIKCFYGSAMMSPRDNHDMIELAPIAGHQEGIETQRITRAQLVTVIRQRLEHLASEIEAALKDLGFAGPFGRQVVLTGGGAELKGIADYAQGVLGRAVRVGRPAMPGLPDAHSGPAFSTLAGLAQFAASDELDLRTGFAAPQVEKAGGNVVQRLIAAFRTQY from the coding sequence ATGCGGCGCCCGACCCCCGCTCCGGCCCGAAGCCTCGTCGCCGCGCTCGACGTCGGCTCGTCCAAGGTCTCGGCGCTGATCGCCGAGCCAGCGGGCGAGGGGCGGCTCAAAATCCTCGGCACCGGCCAGCGCGAGAGCAAGGGCGTGAGGCGCGGCTTCATCGCCGACATGGAGAAAAGCGAGCTCGCGATCCGCGAGGCGGTCGAGCAGGCGGAGCGCATCGCCGGCACCAATATCGACCAGGTCTTCGTCGGCTTTTCGGCGGGCGGCCTCGTCAGCGACGTCGCCAGCGTCGAGCTCGCCATCGGCGGTCGTCGCATCGCCGACGCCGACATCGATTCCCTGCTGGACGCCGGCAAGAATTCGATCGACCCGGCCGGGCGGATGCTGCTCCACGCCATGCCGGCGCTCTACACGATCGACGGCATGAACGGGGTGAGGAAGCCCAACGGCCTTCATGCCGACAAGCTCGCGGTCGACATCCATGTCGTCGCGGCCGATCCGTCGCCGGTCAAGAATCTCGATCTGTGCGTCCGATCCGCGCATCTCGGCGTTGAAGCCATCGTCGCCTCGCCGGTCGCCGCCGGCAAGGCGTGCCTGAGCGAGGAGGAGCGGGAGCTTGGCGTGGCGCTTGTCGAGCTTGGCGCGGGCGTGACCAACGTCTCGGTGTTCGCCGGCGGGATGCTGGCGGGACTGAAATCGCTCGCCACCGGCGCCAGCGACATCACGGACGATATCGCCGCCGCCTTCGGCACCCGGCGCAACGAGGCCGAACGGATCAAATGCTTCTACGGATCGGCGATGATGAGCCCGCGCGACAATCACGACATGATCGAGCTCGCGCCGATCGCCGGCCATCAGGAGGGCATCGAGACCCAGCGCATCACCCGCGCCCAGCTCGTCACCGTGATCCGCCAGCGGCTCGAACATCTGGCGTCGGAGATCGAAGCGGCGCTCAAGGACCTCGGTTTCGCCGGGCCGTTCGGGCGGCAGGTGGTGCTGACCGGCGGCGGCGCGGAGCTCAAGGGCATCGCGGATTATGCCCAGGGCGTGCTCGGCCGCGCCGTCAGGGTCGGCCGCCCGGCCATGCCCGGCCTTCCGGACGCGCATAGCGGCCCGGCCTTTTCGACCCTCGCCGGGCTCGCCCAGTTCGCGGCTTCGGACGAGCTCGATCTTCGCACCGGCTTCGCCGCGCCGCAGGTCGAGAAAGCGGGCGGCAACGTCGTGCAGCGCCTGATCGCGGCCTTTCGGACCCAATATTGA
- a CDS encoding cell division protein FtsQ/DivIB, translating to MSARVARGNAARPRARSNSRAPRSVNTRRKKQPEMLESLGFAPGTGRRVIGWMLGIGTIVVALALILSLRLPQLAGTAIGEGIGAAGFTMRRVEINGASRVPRLAVYNIAFDQPSMAMPLVDLSATRERLLHFGWIKEARVSRRLPDTLVVDIVERVPAAIWQHGGQLSLVDAEGVILEPVHVDSMPDLLLVVGPAANRHLGTLQALLGAAPHLRPQVTGASWIGDRRWDIRFQTGETLSLPEGDDAARRAIQRFAAMDQQTQLLGRGLVRFDMRIPGRVIVRVSREPGSTVPVLTDPDPGQMPEDLARTI from the coding sequence GTGAGCGCGCGAGTCGCGAGGGGCAATGCGGCGCGGCCGCGTGCGCGCAGCAATTCGCGCGCGCCGCGCTCGGTCAACACGCGCCGCAAGAAGCAGCCGGAGATGCTGGAATCGCTCGGCTTCGCGCCGGGCACGGGCCGCCGCGTGATCGGCTGGATGCTCGGCATCGGCACGATCGTGGTGGCGCTGGCGCTGATCCTCAGCCTGCGGCTGCCGCAGCTCGCCGGCACCGCGATCGGCGAGGGGATCGGCGCGGCCGGCTTCACGATGCGCCGGGTCGAGATCAACGGGGCCAGCCGCGTGCCCCGGCTCGCGGTCTACAATATCGCCTTCGATCAGCCGTCGATGGCGATGCCGCTGGTCGATCTTTCGGCGACGCGTGAGCGGCTGCTCCATTTCGGCTGGATCAAGGAGGCGCGGGTCTCGCGCCGCCTTCCCGACACGCTCGTCGTCGACATCGTCGAGCGCGTGCCGGCGGCGATCTGGCAGCATGGCGGACAGCTGAGCCTGGTCGATGCCGAGGGCGTGATCCTGGAGCCGGTCCATGTCGATTCGATGCCGGACCTGCTGCTCGTCGTTGGCCCCGCCGCCAACCGCCACCTCGGGACGCTTCAGGCGCTGCTCGGCGCGGCGCCCCATCTTCGGCCGCAGGTGACCGGCGCGTCGTGGATCGGCGACCGGCGATGGGACATCCGTTTCCAGACCGGCGAGACGCTCAGCCTTCCGGAGGGTGACGATGCGGCGCGGCGCGCGATCCAGCGTTTCGCGGCGATGGATCAGCAGACCCAGCTGCTCGGGCGCGGCCTGGTGCGCTTCGACATGCGCATTCCCGGCCGGGTGATCGTCCGCGTCTCGCGCGAGCCCGGGTCGACCGTGCCGGTGCTGACCGATCCCGATCCCGGGCAGATGCCCGAAGACCTTGCGAGGACGATCTGA
- a CDS encoding D-alanine--D-alanine ligase, which yields MRGSSLSPEGEREKLHIAVLMGGWSAEREVSLVTGNGVADALESRGHRVTRIDMGRDVAQRLAEAAPDVVFNALHGTPGEDGSVQGLMDLMGLKYTHSGLETSVIAIDKELTKMVLVPHGIRMPAGTIVDSESLFAADPMARPYVLKPVNEGSSVGVAIVTRDGNYGDPIGRDVKGPWQEFDRLLAEPFIRGRELTTAVLGDEALEVTELRPKSGFYDYDAKYTDGLTEHVCPADIPAEIRAACLDMALKAHRLLGCRGCSRSDFRWDDEKGVEGLYLLEVNTQPGMTPLSLVPEQARARGIDYATLVERIVEAAL from the coding sequence CTGCGCGGCTCTTCCCTCTCGCCTGAAGGGGAGAGGGAGAAACTCCACATCGCGGTCCTCATGGGCGGATGGTCCGCCGAGCGCGAGGTTTCGCTCGTCACCGGCAACGGCGTCGCCGACGCGCTGGAAAGCCGCGGCCACCGCGTGACCCGGATCGACATGGGCCGCGACGTCGCCCAGCGGCTTGCCGAGGCGGCGCCCGACGTGGTGTTCAACGCGCTGCACGGGACCCCGGGCGAGGACGGATCGGTCCAGGGCCTGATGGACCTGATGGGCCTCAAATATACCCATAGCGGGCTGGAGACCTCGGTGATCGCGATCGACAAGGAGCTCACCAAGATGGTGCTGGTGCCGCACGGCATCCGCATGCCGGCCGGCACGATCGTCGACAGCGAGAGCCTGTTCGCCGCCGATCCGATGGCGCGGCCCTATGTGCTGAAGCCGGTGAACGAAGGCTCGTCGGTCGGCGTCGCGATCGTCACCAGGGACGGCAATTACGGCGATCCGATCGGGCGCGACGTGAAGGGCCCGTGGCAGGAGTTCGACCGGCTGCTGGCCGAGCCCTTCATCCGGGGGCGCGAGCTGACGACGGCGGTGCTCGGCGACGAGGCGCTCGAGGTGACGGAGCTTCGGCCCAAGTCCGGCTTCTACGATTATGACGCCAAATATACGGACGGGCTGACCGAGCATGTCTGCCCCGCCGACATCCCCGCCGAGATCCGCGCCGCCTGTCTCGACATGGCGCTCAAGGCGCACCGGCTGCTCGGCTGCAGGGGCTGCTCGCGCTCCGATTTCCGCTGGGACGACGAGAAGGGTGTCGAGGGGCTCTACCTCCTCGAGGTCAACACCCAGCCCGGGATGACGCCGCTCAGCCTCGTCCCCGAACAGGCGCGGGCGCGCGGCATCGATTATGCCACTTTGGTCGAGCGGATCGTGGAGGCGGCGCTGTGA
- the murB gene encoding UDP-N-acetylmuramate dehydrogenase: MSAVIDMPAVRGKLTADAPLAPLVWFKSGGAAEWLFEPKDSDDLADFLRDLDPAAPVMALGLGSNMIVRDGGVPGVVVRLGKAFAQVEQLDATTLRCGGGASGILVSSKARDAGIAGLEFLRGIPGTVGGFVRMNGGAYGREVKDILVQCEVVLRSGERRTLAPADLGYRYRHSDLPEGAVVVSATLRGVSGDKAAIAAEMDRIAAEREASQPLRSRTGGSTFKNPPGDKAWRLVDAAGLRGFRIGDAQVSEKHCNFLLNLGNATSGQIEELGEEVRRRVKADSGVELEWEIQRVGTPSPLQGRGPERGGVM; this comes from the coding sequence ATGAGCGCCGTCATCGACATGCCGGCCGTTCGCGGGAAGCTGACCGCCGATGCGCCGCTGGCGCCGCTCGTCTGGTTCAAGTCGGGCGGGGCGGCCGAATGGCTGTTCGAGCCGAAGGATTCCGACGATCTCGCGGACTTCCTTCGCGATCTCGATCCGGCGGCGCCGGTGATGGCGCTCGGGCTCGGGTCCAACATGATCGTGCGCGACGGGGGCGTGCCGGGCGTGGTTGTGCGCCTGGGCAAGGCGTTCGCGCAGGTCGAGCAGCTCGATGCCACGACATTGCGCTGCGGCGGCGGCGCCTCGGGCATCCTCGTTTCCTCGAAGGCGCGCGACGCCGGCATTGCCGGCCTCGAATTCCTGCGCGGAATCCCCGGGACGGTCGGCGGCTTCGTCAGGATGAACGGCGGCGCCTATGGCCGCGAGGTGAAGGACATCCTCGTCCAGTGCGAGGTCGTGCTGCGCTCCGGCGAGCGGCGCACGCTGGCGCCGGCGGACCTCGGCTATCGCTATCGCCATTCCGACTTGCCCGAGGGCGCGGTCGTGGTCTCGGCGACCTTGCGCGGCGTTTCCGGCGACAAAGCGGCGATCGCCGCCGAGATGGACCGCATCGCCGCCGAGCGCGAAGCCTCGCAGCCCCTTCGGAGCCGCACCGGCGGCTCGACATTCAAGAACCCGCCGGGGGACAAGGCCTGGCGGCTCGTCGACGCGGCCGGGCTGCGCGGATTCCGCATCGGCGACGCGCAGGTTTCGGAGAAGCATTGCAATTTCCTGCTCAATCTCGGCAACGCGACGAGCGGGCAGATCGAGGAGCTTGGCGAGGAGGTGCGGCGGCGCGTGAAGGCGGATTCCGGCGTGGAGCTTGAATGGGAAATCCAGCGGGTGGGAACCCCCTCCCCCCTCCAGGGGAGAGGACCGGAGAGAGGGGGTGTGATGTGA
- the murC gene encoding UDP-N-acetylmuramate--L-alanine ligase produces the protein MKGVGTDIGTIHFVGIGGIGMSGIAEVMKILGYEVQGSDVAEGYVVEGLRAKGIPVAIGHDAGNLGDAAVVVISTAIAKDNPEVVAAYERRIPVVRRAEMLAELMRLKSTVAVAGTHGKTTTTSMIAAMLDAGGIDPTVINGGIINAYGSNARLGSSDWMVVEADESDGSFLRLDGTIAVVTNIDPEHLDHYGGFDKVKDAFVEFVENVPFYGAALLCVDHPEVQAIIPRLRDRRIVTYGFAAQADVRGENVRPFPGGNRFDVTLRDRAGETRTITGIELPMPGRHNVSNALAAIGVAAEMGIADDVIARGFAGFGGVKRRFTRVGEVDGITIIDDYGHHPVEIRAVLSAAREGAEGRVIAVVQPHRYTRLRDLMDEFQSAFNDADIVIAVPVYPAGEAPIEGVSHETLVAGLKERGHLGALAASDPHDVARQLAALAAPGDMIIFLGAGDITKWAAGFAQGLKERRGG, from the coding sequence ATGAAAGGCGTCGGCACCGACATCGGCACCATCCATTTCGTCGGCATCGGCGGCATCGGCATGTCGGGGATCGCCGAGGTGATGAAGATCCTGGGCTATGAGGTGCAGGGATCGGATGTCGCCGAGGGATATGTGGTCGAAGGGCTGCGGGCGAAGGGGATCCCGGTCGCGATCGGTCATGACGCCGGCAATCTCGGCGACGCCGCGGTGGTCGTGATCTCGACCGCGATCGCCAAGGACAATCCGGAGGTCGTCGCGGCCTATGAGCGGCGCATCCCGGTGGTGCGGCGCGCCGAGATGCTGGCCGAACTGATGCGCTTGAAGTCCACCGTCGCGGTGGCCGGAACGCACGGCAAGACGACGACGACCTCGATGATCGCGGCGATGCTCGATGCCGGCGGGATCGATCCGACCGTGATCAACGGCGGGATCATCAATGCCTACGGCTCCAACGCGCGGCTCGGATCGAGCGACTGGATGGTCGTCGAGGCGGACGAGAGCGACGGCTCGTTCCTGCGGCTCGACGGCACGATCGCGGTCGTGACCAATATCGATCCCGAGCATCTCGATCATTATGGCGGCTTCGACAAGGTGAAGGACGCCTTCGTCGAGTTCGTCGAGAATGTGCCTTTCTATGGCGCCGCTTTGCTGTGCGTCGATCATCCCGAGGTGCAGGCGATCATCCCGCGCCTTCGGGACCGGCGGATCGTGACCTACGGCTTCGCGGCGCAGGCCGACGTGCGCGGCGAGAATGTCCGGCCCTTCCCCGGCGGCAACCGCTTCGACGTCACCTTGCGCGACCGCGCCGGCGAGACGCGCACCATCACCGGGATCGAGCTGCCGATGCCGGGCCGGCACAATGTCTCCAACGCGCTCGCCGCGATCGGCGTGGCGGCGGAGATGGGGATCGCCGACGACGTGATCGCGCGCGGCTTTGCCGGTTTCGGCGGGGTCAAGCGCCGCTTCACCAGGGTCGGCGAGGTCGACGGAATCACGATCATCGACGATTACGGCCACCATCCGGTCGAGATCAGGGCGGTGCTCTCGGCCGCGCGCGAGGGGGCCGAGGGGCGCGTGATCGCGGTCGTCCAGCCGCATCGCTACACCCGCCTTCGCGACCTGATGGACGAGTTCCAGAGCGCCTTCAACGATGCCGATATCGTCATCGCGGTGCCGGTCTATCCCGCCGGCGAGGCGCCGATCGAGGGCGTCAGCCACGAGACCCTGGTCGCCGGGCTGAAGGAGCGCGGGCATCTCGGGGCGCTCGCCGCGTCCGACCCCCACGACGTCGCCCGCCAGCTCGCCGCGCTCGCCGCGCCGGGCGACATGATCATCTTCCTCGGCGCCGGCGACATCACCAAATGGGCCGCCGGCTTCGCGCAGGGCCTCAAGGAAAGGCGCGGCGGATGA